Sequence from the Amaranthus tricolor cultivar Red isolate AtriRed21 chromosome 1, ASM2621246v1, whole genome shotgun sequence genome:
GTTTTGTATCATTTGCATTTTACTAATGATAACATACAAATAACTTATTTAAATGCTTATTTTCATAGGTGTCCGATACAAACACGTTAGGCACTAGGCATCCAGATTTCGTTCCATGGGTTATCGATGAGAGGATCATCTCGTACCTTGAGCGCACAAGGTTGTATGACTTTCACCTCATTGCATACTGAAACAGGCCAAACCAGcttaaacaatataataatattgtctacaaagcacagcagaagacttatagaagtctgggctgaattcgacctgtggctcgatagccacaccaaccaatatcagagtatttaaaaactttacataactgtaacacaattaattacaaaccagttataaactaagttaatacattataatatatctaaatgcttttaaatttttacaacACATGATTTATCAAAATATTATGATAAGTTAACTTTCcaaaaacgatgtcctcgctatcgcaacacatgacacataaaggagtagcacatccatccgcactaagttggcaacctgaaagtggatctatcccCCGTAAGAGATAGGCCCCATAAAAAAccgtcaacaattgaattgttgagtaatccaacaaactattacatttaaatacaagtcattaacaaacatctccaatcaaattccttgttcacttggtaaccatttataaacattattttatccaagtccaaactcttttaaaagaccctttggtatcgacataaatacggctatgaaactttagttcataacgaatcaaaatacggctataacttcacaagttaatagcgaaataatacagcaaatgaaacatatgcttccattgcaaaacaaacaaaactttatataccaaacatatttattcaaaactcattaaaaacaataatgtcATAACAATTTAAAACGTGAGAATATAATGGACcttcaggaagtaggcttgatctaaatcctgagaacacgggtgattgtcatcaccgaaaatacgactcttgcaagaacgaaacaggattgggggctcgagaccgatccgaataaccattacctattatcaagctataagatttcacaataatccggatataaatatccgtcgccaattcccaaaaacggacaatTTTATAATGTCGatttcaatataaaataaaacaataattcactaaattttattttgaaatcaacaatcattactttaaatataaatcaattcatattcaaccatcaacatataagaacttgagttactatcaatagactttaactaattttacacaaatcttaaatcccaatatccaacttatattctatccaaataatatcaactaatcaaatactcAATTGAAAAcacccataataatcaattaaggaccataactcaacaatactaatcaataaagaaagaataataacTGTAAATTGATGCcaatttgaacaattaatcTCATGATTGGTTATTCACGATTTTTATGACAGTttgttagtattttggacataactctctcatacaaactcattttggggcgattcaagtggctacgcgacccTGACTCAGAGTTCTACAATTCTTTTaaagacactaaaacccagaaacaatcaGAACGACCCTGAAAATGGCAAAACAGAAACCACATtgtcgattttcatgacagcctattagtattttggacataactccctCATACCAACTCATTTTGGGGCAATTCAAGTGCCCACATGCCCACGCGACCGCGATtcggagctctacaaatcttTTGAAGACACTAGAATCCAGATATGACTAACTATCTCAAAAATAGCCAAacaaatttgaacaaaataaaacagaaacctcattattgattttcatgacaccctactagtattttggacataactccctCATACGAACTTATTTTGGTGCGATTCAAGTGTCCACACGACCGCGattcgaagctctacaaatcttatgCGATACAAAAAGTTAAAAATGAACATAACAATACCGAAAATTGCAAAACAGTAGGAACCTTTTCTGAtctgaaatttcagaatccaTATTACATAATTTGATACTAGAAAATTAAACCTAAATAACCATTGCTAATCAACATTAAACAAGAACCTAACActtgataaaaaaattcaatttgataCTAGAGAAATTATTGGATATCATAATTATATCACCCAATTAGAAAAATTGATTAGGAAATCctcaaattattttaaaaggAAAACCTAGCTTTGATGCTAATAGaaattactttaaaacattcaatttatgcTTAAATAGATTAGTTTGTGAATTACCTTGATGAGCAATTTcttcaatcaaaattcaaaatccaacttcaaacaacaaaaaaagatgGAGATGGTGATAGTACTAGATGTGTTCTCCTTCTTCTACAATGGAAaagtaaatatcaatttttcagattttgagtttttgctttggaagatgatgaatttTCAGAACTTTTACTCTAATTGATAGTGAAGGAGTAAGGGGAAGGGAGTATACAGGTTTATAAATAAGGAGTTAGCTTGATGAATCATAAATTACGTGGCAAAATTACGGGTGACTCAACTTCATACTCATACTCATTAAAGTGTGAGATGGATAATACACCCATATTTTtcgtcgtataatttatttggtccccacaaataataaaactaatatctaaaaattgtagtaaatttttacttttaaaatgacaaactcattctacttattaaaatagtaattttaacAAAGTCGTTTTTATGACTGTTTCACGTACGGTAGAGTTGACCATGCGATTATCACAGCACTGGTTGAGAGAGACGCACACCTTTCATCTTCCTCTCGGTGAGGCTATCATCACACTActtgatgtagccttactaacacgacttcccatcgagggacgtgCCCTGTCTACTACCGGACGCCTGCTATCAAGCTACCGTTACATGGTTCGCCGCATCTTGGGAGACCGCCTTCCAGCTATCAAGCTAAAAATTAAatgcttattttttgaaataagttgAATTGTGACTTTCTTGGTGTTCTTTTAATAAATTAGCTTattcatttctttttttcaacttttaccCCTAGTAATACTTGCAATTTTCAACCACAATAAAGTTACATAACTTAGCAATTGTTATTTGAGGTTCTGATTTTTTACTTGTCTTCAAAATAGTCAAGGGACTTGCCCATAATATTAGGAATAATAGATTTGGCAAGATTCTTTACTCCAAcatttaataaacaaatatcATTTTTTAATACGGCTTGATCAATGAAATTTTTAGAtatagatttttatattttttgtttttagaataataatacaatggttcaataaaatattaaagacgtataaacaaggattaatccaAGTATAGAAAAAGTGATATTCTTATAAAGTATTTTcgctaatttaaaattaagtattttcTCCAATTCAAAATTAATACTCCCATTTTCTCTTTAGGTGCTATTCGTATTCCACTATGTTTTTAGGAAAAAGTGATGTAGTATATGGGATAAGGCTACCAATTTTCACCTTAACCTAAATGGTTGACTCTAATACTTTAATGTctgtaatataaaataaaaatatacaataattcAAGCCCCTAACTTAAAGGctgtaatttataaattatgcaTTAATTAAATACCCTGCCattcttttataaaataaagcaACATTAAAATTCTCTTTTCATTATATCCATAAGCCTAACCCCACGAAAATGGCTATCCATTTTAGCAATTTAAGTTTATACATAAGTAGAACCCTATTTGACAATGCAACCAATAGTACACTAATCATGTAATCCCAAGCACGGCTCCTAAAGGTTATAAGATTACTGAATCTACCATTTACAGAGGAGCGGCCATTTTCAATGAATATTGTAAATCCTGTACATCATAATTTTTGAAGTATTGTAATCCTATAGTCTCAAACATGGTCCAGGCAACAACCACCAATATAGAACACAAGATAACCTAACATATATATAAACCTCAAAATGAAATGAGGTCGTCTTTTGCAGACTGTGGTTTAGTTGGCTTGATGCCAACCTATGAAGGGGTGCCGGAATTCTTGCCAAAGATCATCTCGTCAAGATCATCCATCATGTCATCATGCTGACCTCCATGAAAAGTGCTTCGAGATCCAGGTAATTTTCTTACAAGTGCATCTTCTTTCCCAGCACACGGTGACTCCTCAGGCTCAACGGCAACAGGAATCATGGCTGGCTCAGGTGCTGCTGGAACTATAGACGGCGTTTTCATATCTTCATATTTGTTGAAGACTTTCTGGAATTCATCATTTACATTTAAGGCCTCAAAAAGGAGGGCTTCATTGTCACCAGCAGTCTCGACAATTCTCTGAATGGTAGACTGGGATTGCTGACACTGGTGTACCAGCATAGTAGTCAGGTCATCCTGCCATAACCCATAAGGAAGAAATAATCTGTCAGTTAAATCACCACCGAACAATCGTGAATTAAAGATAACAGCACAATTTAATGACATATAGTGAGAGATAAAAAGACTATCTTCCAATCAAAGAGGCAGCTCATTTTGTTAAACTTTTTAGATGAAATATAATTATTTCAACCAGAATTCAAAAATTTTTGGAGAAAAACGTCGCACACTTATGTTACTCAATATGagcatttttaaaatttcctttATCCAATTCAAGAACTGAAAGTCACAAGAAAAACAGACGCAGAGAGCCAGAAATTTGTACTTGTTGGAGAATGTGGTTTCTCGGAGGACAAAAATAGTAGTAACTAGGAAAAATTCACATCTGCTTAGCACTGTCTCAACTTTATATGATGATGTAGCAACTAGAGATCACAAAATAATGACCTTTTAATGTACAGAACCCACAGTAAATGCAAAAAACTAGGTTTATTTTATACCTTTTGCACATCTTGTTGGGGTGAAGATGATAAAACAGTTGAAAGAAGTTCAATACTATTGCGTGCCACATTTAATGCTTCTGCAGTGTCTTCAGCAGAAAAGCTTTGTACAGGAATATCACGCTGTGCAAGACTTGCTTCC
This genomic interval carries:
- the LOC130823820 gene encoding TOM1-like protein 1 isoform X2, which codes for MVNHERINIVELIRGIKKRIMLRTPRIQYLALVLLETIVKNCEKAFSEVASERVLDEMVKLIDDPQTVVMNRNKALMLIESWGESSNELRYLPVFEETYKSLRSREILFPGHDDESLASIFTPPRSVSEAELEASLAQRDIPVQSFSAEDTAEALNVARNSIELLSTVLSSSPQQDVQKDDLTTMLVHQCQQSQSTIQRIVETAGDNEALLFEALNVNDEFQKVFNKYEDMKTPSIVPAAPEPAMIPVAVEPEESPCAGKEDALVRKLPGSRSTFHGGQHDDMMDDLDEMIFGKNSGTPS